Below is a window of Arabidopsis thaliana chromosome 2, partial sequence DNA.
gtgaaCAATGTTTAGATTTGGTGTTACTCATCTTTTGTGTATTTGTTTGTGCAACTAAAACATTTCAATCTAAGAGCTGTAAAATATAGGATCATTCATATGGTGATATTCATAtgattatattaaaaaatggttaatACGAGTGTGTAAACCCTCTACCCTTAACGCTTTGCACTAAATTAGAATTTACTTACCCTAAAATTAAACCCAAACCCTCAACCCATGATCATTCCCCACTAAATCTGAAACTGTAAAACAATGCACTAAACCCatacaaaaattgataattttacCGACCAATCAAACACATTTGCAGTAAATCAAAGACATAGGTGTCTATTGATGACTGTCCAAACGGTCTAATCCATGTGGTCATCTAGTAACTTACGGGATCGTTTCATTTCAATACACAAGTTTATAAATGAACGATAATCACCAAATCAAACACCAATTCAAAGTACATCGtcgttcatttttttttgaccaTTTATTCACTTGTGTATGGAAACTCTCATcattataaccaaaattgtaTACTAATCCTAAATataacaagaaacatatatacttatatagtGAATAGAATGAGCACAATATCCATGGTTGCTTCTGAATGGACAGATTTCCTTGGATGACTTCAATACGTAGGCGTCCAACTGAccatgtttgtttgttctatCATCTATGGTTACCAATCATTTGAATTAAGTTGAATTCATGGATGCACAGTACGTCCGTTTGTGATGTAATTTAATGTAATGCAAGGAATCATCTGcaaaattgaatcaaagaGAATATAAGATCTACTGTTTCATTTAACAATGTATAAATGGACAGTGACTTAAAATTCATGCAATGAAAAGTCAAAAGCTAATCAAGACATGACAATTACTCAATTCAATAGTTCAACACTAACTTTGATTCTCTAAGATATGTACAACAAACCACCTTTTACTTGTCCAATTCAAATGTTAAAGGAAAAACTTTGAACTCTTAAGAAGCAAATTTTACTCATTAGAATATTTCCCTACCTAAACATCCAAAGGAAGTAACCTCGGTTTACATTCAAAAGGGGAAAAGAGTAGAAAATTAGTGTGGAAAGAACCTGATAGTATAGTAAGTTGCTCCATCAATAGAAAATCTTCAAACACTtgacaaaaagcaaaaacattcAATGATCAAGTTTCTTGCTCTCTCTGGCGAAAATCTGAAACCACCAATATAGAATAAATGATATATTGTTTACTctcagaaaataaaatcaatcgaAAATAGAGAAACGTAACAATACTTTCACAATCATACTCTTGAGAAAACCCTTTAATCATGACATTCCACGACATACGGTTCCTCACAAGCATTTCAACAAACAGATTGTAAGCATCTCCCATCCTTCCTTCCTTTGGATATAACGTGAGCAATTCGTTAACCACATGAAGATTCTCTTTCAAACCAATCTGAATAACTTGACTATGAAAAGCCTTACACAAAcctaaacaaatatgaatagCTTGACATTGAAAAGTGAGGAAGCAACAATTACAAAGACGCCAAGGGATTATTTGAAGGCGAAATCGCCAAAGAGAAGCGTGAACTATCTAGTAGCACACGCCGGAGAGGATGAATCGATTGagagacaagaaaatgaagacgACGACGGAAGAGCAAGTGTTGAGGACGACGACGAAGAGGACGAATTAATGTCGTCcgattaaagttttttttttacgacaGGTGAGGGACGGGGAAATGGATTCGCCGGTAAAAAACTCGCCGAGATAATCGCCGGAGTCGAGATGATGTTAGCGTTGTGATGATTTAAGAGTATTGACTGCTTAGATAAATGAAATTGTTAAGTCGTCGTGGAGGGATTGggtgagaaagagaggtttCTTACaaattggtttttatttataaattgaGATTAGAGAATTAAACCGAAATTGGTTTAAGGGTAAAAGggacaatttttttattgaaagtGCCCTATGTTCTGAAAGTGTCGTATCTTGGAAATTGTTTGAGAAAAGTGTCTTTGAGTGTAATATTCTCTTtcatttatgtatttttttttttatttttttttggtttagcaAACACTACATGCAAAGCCTTTTGGCTATTTTGGAGAATCAAAGgacaattttaaataaaagcaTCATTTTAGATACTTTCTGTAATGAGAATAAAAAAGGTGATCAtcaaatcatttatataaatttgtgtAGATATATTGTAATATTTGATACCaatcttgattcttgaatagcaaacaaaaccaatatcaaaatatacatatttatcaACAATATTTATTGTAAAGAACTATAAAATTACacatcatcattttctctcaatagaaataaactaaatatatataaaacggatctctcaaaaacctctatgactttttttcttgtaataatCTTGGCAATTTCGTCATCCAACTACAATGTTTTGGCCGTCTCCGGTATTAcgatgctttttttttcttgacaaTCACACTCCATATATCAATTcatgatgttttttttatgatgcTTTTTACAGAAgatttgtgtttattttattattatttctttatctttgatCGTTTTTAGAGAAATagtgaaatttatatttttctccaaATATAGAACCGGCAACAAGCATTCAATCTATATGTAAGTATCaatattttacatgtttttatgagttttgttttaattgatatatatttatatgtaggGCCACCGAAATGCATTGCTCTATGTAGGCCAGGGTATTACGAACGTTTTGAATGCTTCCATGATTGTATAACGGAAGGGTATGATGATGGGAGTTGTGTTCCAGGGCCTACAACAGCAAAATGTGGcataatcacaaaaacaacaaataaaatttgttactCCTTTGCTTTCGAAtgaatttgttaaaaatagaataattctTGCGTTTACCCCTAGcgaaatatgtatataataaatcaaaaacataatcaagaattatcaaaaaaagaaaatcaaaaatcttaCATGtgcctacaaaaaaaaaaaaaaagaacatcaaTCCTATGTGTCAAGAGAGATTTccattctttatataaatGGAAAGTATCTTTTAGTATATGAGAATAAATGCAAGATTTGATTGCAATCcaagtattttctttttacatttttgtcccattttatttgatgtttgaGATAAAAGCACAAAAATTAAGGAATAATAAATGTTCtcttattaataaaattcaaccaatagaaaaagatactacataattttaattaaaaattatgaatttaatataaatcaaTCATTAAAAGTAGAGAAACGCTTATaaatggaacaaaaaaaaagtctaatACATCTTATATATTGGGACACAGGGAGTATTATAACCTAAGGGTaaacccaaatattttttatttgcatttaTTCTCATATACTGAAAGATACTTTCCACttattatttctaaagaatGGAAATCTACACATGTaggatttttgatttttctttataacaattcttgattatgttttgattttattttatttgtagaaTCCGTTATTtcccaaatttaaaatatccaACAATAGAATTAAATGATTACCATAAAACTACAAGATATatattgagaaaataaatatttttctatgtaaagatgatatatttttctatgtaAAGATCTTTGACTATATGTAATGAATTTCAATGAATTCGCAcaacaaattataaagattCATTACCCAAAAATAAGATTGTCAGGAAAAATATGGAGGAACTATTTAtggtaaaaaaacaaaaaggtattagattgaaactttttctGACGAAGAGTCATATAAATATAGCTTTGTGAAGAGCTAGAAAATTCACACAGTagaaattaactaaaaatatatatatataatggatCTCAGAAAAACCTCTATCACATTTTTCCTTGTCATAATCTTGGCAATTTCGTCATTCAACAACAATGTTTTGGCCGTCTCAGGTACGATGCTTCTTACAAAagatttacttttattttattttaatattctttaacTATATCTGAACATTTTTAgacactacaagaaaacagtcgTTTTGCGAGGAACAATTGCGAGAGAATTGCAAGTATTTTGCTACACCACGGACGAACGTTGCTAATCCCTCGCAAATATTGCGAGAGACTGtttcctcgcaaatttgcgagaaATGTACGAGTACTTTGCAATTAACAATATCAACCCTCGCAAACCACTCGCAAAAATCTCGCAAACctttaccctaaaccctaaaatacataGAAATGATTTGggatctttgatttttattaataaatgtAAATCTAAATGACTGTATAATCATACAAGTTGATTATATGGTGATGCACAAAAACATATTGTATATGTTTCAATATCAACATTTCATAATGAAGATGTTAAACACttattattcatattattaaaaacacaTAAGTTCATCATTGATGTATTTGGGAAAAATGcacatttgaagtttttgagaTGAAATTAGATTCTAATGTAGATATTTAACTTCCTAATGATTCAGAATAACTAATCCgaataattttaattagtgttttcttgtattttttcaaattgacTCAACATTGCGAGGtctttgcgagggatttgcaaGTCTGTCGTAGCAGTTCCCTCGCAAATATTTACCATAAAccttaaattatttaaaatatttactcatgtttttatttgctaaGAGTCTTATTCGAAATAGGAGAATCTAAATCAGATCTGATTCAAACACTGAATCAAAATGGTGAGTTAATTGGTTGAAGAATTGCGAGGGAATTGCTAGACGCAATCGCacttccctcgcaaattttatcctaaaccctaaattattaaaaatcataaattgcGAGGGACTTGCTAGGAGTTCTGGCAATTCCCTCGCAATATGTGGTGCgttttaattggtttaaaaATCTTCCTCGCAATTTCAAAGCAAACTGTGCGAGGGTTTTGCAAGAAAATagatttctatatatattcgAAGACCTAGTTTGAGCGGAGCTCAAACCAGCCGCATCCCTAACCctaaattttttcttcttcttctctgatctCTTCGGCGCCGgagctcttcttctccgatctgaTTCCGTCgccgcctctcttcttcttcttctctaatctgTTATACTCATCgccgcctctcttcttctccgatctaaTTACGGCGCAGAGTCTCTTCgccgcctctcttcttcttcgatctgtGCTCGAGAACCGCCACGTCTCCTCTTCTCCGACTCGATCGGTTTTGCCTCATAGGTAACCTCTGTTTCTCCAATCTAAGTTCTTCTCTCAAATCCgacttattcttcttctccgatcttaCTCTTTTTCCCAGATctaactcttcttcttcttctctaatctgTTATACTCATCgccgcctctcttcttctccgatctaaTTACGGCGCAGACTCTCTTCgccgcctctcttcttcttcgatctgtGCTCCAGAACCGCCGCGgctcttcttctctgactCGATCTGTTTTGCCTCAAAGATAACCTCTGTTTCTCCGATCTAAGTTCTTCTCTCAAATCTgacatattcttcttctccgatcttactttttttttcccagaTCTAAcacttgatttgttttttgtgcaAGATGCCGTCAGATAATACTTATGTCCGGTTTAGACAACAGCAGCGTGACCCGTTGCATGTCAATTCTCCGCTTAGTGGTGGAAATATCTCAGGGGTTCAAGGTTCAGGTTCAGGTTCAGGTTCAACCGTTCAACCATCGCCTCCAACGCCAACGACTCAGCCTTCTGTCAATCATTCTGATGTTCAAGCTGACCGTCTCAACAATCTGACACTAAAAGAGCTCCTCGATAGTCCTGGTCGTGCTGGCTTGACAAGGCTAGACCCAAAGCGTCCTCCGGGAACTCTATGGTAAGGTTAAGCTTATAGTCTCTGGAATTAGGTCTTGTAAGTTGGTTAGTTTTGCCTTAGAAGTTTGATTCTGCCTTAGAAGTCTCTGGATTTAGGTTGGTTCTGCCTTAGAAGTTTGGTCCTGCCTTAGAAGTCTCTGGATTTAGGTTGGTTGTACTTAGCATTGTAGTTTCTTAGAAGTATAAAGACATAGAGATCCTTATGTgttttgttgctgttgttgtagGTTTGACGATGACTCTATAGTTGCAGCAACAGTCCGCAGCATAtttgaaagagatttcaaagaaccTCATGCCAATTGGTCACAGACATCAAAGGCTACAATCGATCGATGGTATGAAACGTTTGCGGTAAAATTTGTgctcttttgatgtttatgcttgttttgtttgctttgtctgtttt
It encodes the following:
- a CDS encoding Cytochrome C oxidase polypeptide VIB family protein (Cytochrome C oxidase polypeptide VIB family protein; BEST Arabidopsis thaliana protein match is: Cytochrome C oxidase polypeptide VIB family protein (TAIR:AT1G32720.1); Has 6 Blast hits to 6 proteins in 1 species: Archae - 0; Bacteria - 0; Metazoa - 0; Fungi - 0; Plants - 6; Viruses - 0; Other Eukaryotes - 0 (source: NCBI BLink).), with product MNSLTLKSEEATITKTPRDYLKAKSPKRSVNYLVAHAGEDESIERQENEDDDGRASVEDDDEEDELMSSD
- a CDS encoding Cysteine-rich protein (Cysteine-rich protein; LOCATED IN: endomembrane system; BEST Arabidopsis thaliana protein match is: Defensin-like (DEFL) family protein (TAIR:AT2G03936.1); Has 35333 Blast hits to 34131 proteins in 2444 species: Archae - 798; Bacteria - 22429; Metazoa - 974; Fungi - 991; Plants - 531; Viruses - 0; Other Eukaryotes - 9610 (source: NCBI BLink).), whose translation is MTFFLVIILAISSSNYNVLAVSGPPKCIALCRPGYYERFECFHDCITEGYDDGSCVPGPTTAKCGIITKTTNKICYSFAFE